In Ursus arctos isolate Adak ecotype North America unplaced genomic scaffold, UrsArc2.0 scaffold_29, whole genome shotgun sequence, the following proteins share a genomic window:
- the TREML1 gene encoding trem-like transcript 1 protein: MGPNLLLLLLLGLAGQGSRGTFPEVLQAPVGGSVLVQCHYRLQDVRARKVWCRFLPEGCQPLVSSAVDRRAPGGSRMFLTDLGGGLLQVEMITLREEDAGEYGCVVEGTTGPQTVHRVALDVLPPAPSLKEEEETYKVGGLADGPSSDTMGSASPAEPSQDEKSIPLIWGAVLLLSLLVAAVVLFAVMAKRKGDRLGVRGQPQSSGVPGMASSSVAHHISDSGLGLDLPSDIPYARLDSPPAFDNTTYSVPLDPPSEKSPSPAQSSSPPLPPKVLMCSKPVTYATVIFPGRDKGGGASCEPAQDPPNGQTPPS; the protein is encoded by the exons ATGGGCCCCAACCTGCTACTGCTCCTGCTCCTGGGACTGGCAG GCCAGGGCTCAAGGGGCACCTTCCCTGAGGTGCTGCAGGCCCCCGTGGGGGGCTCCGTTCTGGTGCAGTGCCACTACCGGCTCCAGGACGTCAGGGCTCGGAAGGTGTGGTGCCGCTTCTTGCCAGAGGGGTGCCAGCCCTTGGTGTCCTCAGCTGTGGATCGCAGAGCTCCAGGGGGCAGCCGCATGTTTCTCACCGACCTGGGGGGCGGCCTGCTCCAGGTGGAGATGATTACCCTGAGGGAGGAGGATGCGGGCGAGTACGGCTGCGTGGTGGAGGGGACCACGGGGCCCCAGACGGTGCACAGAGTCGCGCTGGACGTGCTCCCCCCAG CTCCAAGcctgaaagaggaggaggagacctATAAGGTTGGGGGTCTGGCTGACGGCCCCTCCTCCGACACTATGGGCAGTGCCAGCCCTGCGGAACCCAGCCAGGACGAGAAGAG CATCCCCTTGATCTGGGGCGCTGTGCTCCTGCTGAGCCTGCTGGTGGCAGCAGTGGTGCTGTTTGCTGTGATGGCCAAGAGGAAAG GGGACAGGCTTGGTGTCCGTGGTCAACCTCAGAGCAGCGGAGTTCCAGGCATG GCCTCCTCCTCAGTGGCCCACCACATCAGTGACTCTGGACTGGGACTTGATTTGCCATCGGACATTCCCTATGCTAGGCTCGATTCACCACCTGCCTTTGACAATACCACCTATAGTGTACCTCTTGATCCCCCATCAGAGAAATCCCCATCCCCAGCCCAATCCTCATCGCCCCCTCTGCCTCCTAAGGTCCTAATGTGCTCCAAGCCTGTGACATATGCCACAGTTATCTTCCCTGGAAGGGACAAGGGTGGAGGGGCCTCCTGTGAGCCAGCCCAGGATCCACCAAATGGCCAAACGCCGCCCAGCTGA
- the TREM2 gene encoding triggering receptor expressed on myeloid cells 2 has translation MELLRLLILLAVTELSGAHNTTVFQGMAGRSLQVSCPYNSLKHWGRRKAWCRQLDEEGPCQRVVSTHRSWLLSFITRRNGSTAIVDDALGGTLTITLRNLQTHDAGLYQCQSLYGDETDTLRKVLVEVLADPLDHLDPGDLWIPEDSKSFEDVHVQPSISRSLSEEEIPFPPTSILLLLACIFLSKFLAASALWAVAWHGQKLGTPPASELDCGHDPGYQLQTLTERRDT, from the exons ATGGAGCTTCTCCGGCTGCTCATTCTGCTCGCCGTCACAG AGCTGTCCGGAGCCCACAACACAACGGTGTTCCAGGGTATGGCGGGCCGGTCCCTGCAGGTCTCCTGCCCATACAACTCCCTGAAGCACTGGGGGAGACGCAAAGCCTGGTGCCGCCAGCTGGATGAAGAGGGCCCGTGCCAGCGGGTGGTTAGCACCCACCGCTCATGGCTGCTGTCGTTCATAACGAGGCGGAATGGGAGCACAGCCATCGTGGATGATGCCTTGGGTGGCACACTCACCATCACGCTGCGGAATCTTCAGACCCATGACGCTGGCCTCTACCAGTGCCAGAGTCTCTATGGTGATGAGACCGACACCCTCAGGAAGGTCCTGGTGGAGGTGCTGGCTG ACCCCCTTGATCACCTGGACCCTGGAGATCTCTGGATCCCTGAAGACTCCAAGAGCTTTGAGGATGTCCATGTGCAGCCCAGCATCTCCAG GAGTCTCTCTGAAGAGGAGATCCCCTTCCCACCCACGTCCATCCTTCTCCTCCTGGCCTGCATCTTTCTCAGCAAGTTTCTAGCAGCCAGTGCCCTCTGGGCTGTGGCCTGGCATGGGCAGAAACTGGGGACACCCCCGGCCAGTGAGCTGGACTGCGGCCATGATCCAGGTTACCAGCTCCAGACCCTAACAG AGCGGAGAGACACATGA